One Ferrimicrobium sp. genomic region harbors:
- a CDS encoding PIG-L deacetylase family protein yields MSLTLLEPAKSVLVITAHPDDVDFGIAGTIAAWRKQGTEVAYCIVTDGDAGGFDPSIARSEIPAIRRREQRAAAKVVGVDTVEFLGYHDGSLEVSMPLRHDITAMIRRFRPERVLCQSPTRNFARIGSSHPDHLAAGEAALCAVYPDARNPFTHRDLLEQGLEAHTVLDVALMAYPDPTHYVDVTDTFDAKLEAIEQHKSQLPDPEGMRTMVRGWLAMGAAAAGLADGRLAELFFLVKTA; encoded by the coding sequence ATGTCCCTGACGCTACTTGAGCCGGCGAAGTCGGTATTGGTCATCACTGCCCATCCAGACGATGTGGATTTCGGCATCGCTGGTACGATTGCCGCATGGCGCAAGCAAGGCACGGAGGTTGCCTACTGCATCGTCACCGACGGTGATGCGGGTGGCTTCGACCCGAGCATCGCGCGTTCCGAGATACCCGCGATTCGTCGACGTGAACAGCGGGCTGCCGCGAAGGTGGTCGGCGTCGATACGGTTGAATTTCTCGGCTATCACGATGGATCACTCGAGGTGTCGATGCCGTTGCGACACGATATCACCGCGATGATCCGACGGTTCCGGCCCGAACGTGTGCTCTGCCAATCTCCGACGCGCAATTTTGCTCGTATCGGTTCGTCGCACCCCGATCATCTCGCGGCTGGTGAAGCAGCGCTCTGCGCGGTCTATCCGGATGCTCGCAATCCCTTTACCCATCGCGACCTCTTAGAACAGGGTCTTGAGGCGCATACGGTGCTCGATGTGGCGCTGATGGCGTACCCTGACCCGACGCACTACGTGGATGTGACCGATACCTTTGATGCCAAGCTTGAGGCAATTGAACAACACAAGAGTCAACTACCCGATCCTGAGGGAATGCGTACGATGGTTCGAGGCTGGCTCGCCATGGGAGCCGCTGCCGCGGGTCTCGCGGATGGGCGTTTGGCGGAGCTATTCTTTCTGGTAAAGACTGCGTAA